One part of the Phragmites australis chromosome 3, lpPhrAust1.1, whole genome shotgun sequence genome encodes these proteins:
- the LOC133912316 gene encoding uncharacterized protein LOC133912316 isoform X2, whose product MDAGAGSGNASGGAGASACCYYALLGIRKNASATDVRAAYRKLALKWHPDRWASDPGEAGEAKQRFQRIQEAYSVLSDKGRRAMYDAGLFDPLDDNEEDFTDFMQEMLVMMDNVKNEKPDTLEDLQKMLQDIVNGDGGSRGGRVPSDGTRRTRVAPYPQQHRR is encoded by the exons ATGGACGCCGGAGCCGGATCCGGCAATgcctccggcggcgccggcgcgtcCGCCTGCTGCTACTACGCCCTGCTCGGCATCCGCAAGAACGCCTCCGCCACCGACGTACGCGCCGCGTACAGGAAGCTCGCGCTG AAGTGGCACCCGGACCGGTGGGCGAGCGACCCCGGCGAGGCCGGCGAGGCCAAGCAGCGGTTCCAGCGGATCCAGGAGGCGTACTCCG TTTTGTCGGACAAGGGGAGGAGGGCCATGTACGACGCCGGGCTCTTCGATCCCCTCGACGACAACGAGGAG GATTTCACCGACTTCATGCAGGAGATGCTGGTGATGATGGATAACGTGAAAAACGAG AAGCCGGACACGCTGGAGGACCTGCAGAAGATGCTGCAGGACATCGTTAACGGCGACGGCGGGAGCCGCGGCGGGCGCGTGCCGTCGGACGGGACCCGGCGGACGCGCGTCGCGCCGTACCCCCAGCAGCATCGCAGGTGA
- the LOC133912316 gene encoding uncharacterized protein LOC133912316 isoform X1, producing the protein MDAGAGSGNASGGAGASACCYYALLGIRKNASATDVRAAYRKLALKWHPDRWASDPGEAGEAKQRFQRIQEAYSVLSDKGRRAMYDAGLFDPLDDNEEVNNASDFTDFMQEMLVMMDNVKNEKPDTLEDLQKMLQDIVNGDGGSRGGRVPSDGTRRTRVAPYPQQHRR; encoded by the exons ATGGACGCCGGAGCCGGATCCGGCAATgcctccggcggcgccggcgcgtcCGCCTGCTGCTACTACGCCCTGCTCGGCATCCGCAAGAACGCCTCCGCCACCGACGTACGCGCCGCGTACAGGAAGCTCGCGCTG AAGTGGCACCCGGACCGGTGGGCGAGCGACCCCGGCGAGGCCGGCGAGGCCAAGCAGCGGTTCCAGCGGATCCAGGAGGCGTACTCCG TTTTGTCGGACAAGGGGAGGAGGGCCATGTACGACGCCGGGCTCTTCGATCCCCTCGACGACAACGAGGAGGTGAATAATGCCTCC GATTTCACCGACTTCATGCAGGAGATGCTGGTGATGATGGATAACGTGAAAAACGAG AAGCCGGACACGCTGGAGGACCTGCAGAAGATGCTGCAGGACATCGTTAACGGCGACGGCGGGAGCCGCGGCGGGCGCGTGCCGTCGGACGGGACCCGGCGGACGCGCGTCGCGCCGTACCCCCAGCAGCATCGCAGGTGA